In Chelonia mydas isolate rCheMyd1 chromosome 20, rCheMyd1.pri.v2, whole genome shotgun sequence, a single genomic region encodes these proteins:
- the LOC114018286 gene encoding maestro heat-like repeat-containing protein family member 2B translates to MHLKLTLIQNVTDLSCAILETRDSQEFEFSYKLELLGYMLDFIKQEPLDSLASPVRYKAILAIRHLSKLKPSLTSEENHELLHQCFKSLFPLPPLEKMMKEEGETAKDALPIQSLYVESLEALGKLMKTLLEEEPTAHWFQEMFQPLETWLSSEKEWERERALQATIQLLTAYQETVHSTVSIAFLFLELTSLLISDLTLNANA, encoded by the exons ATGCACCTAAAATTAACCCTCATCCAGAACGTCACGGATCTTAGCTGTGCCATTTTGGAAACCAGAGACTCCCAGGAGTTCGAATTCTCTTACAAACTGGAGCTCCTTGGCTACATGCTG GACTTCATTAAACAGGAACCACTGGATTCCCTGGCATCTCCAGTTCGCTACAAGGCAATTCTTGCCATTAGACATCTGAG CAAACTCAAACCATCTTTGACCTCGGAGGAAAACCATGAGCTCCTTCATCAGTGTTTCAAAagtttgtttcccctccctcccttggaGAAGATGATGAAAGAGGAAGGTGAGACAGCAAAGGACGCTCTGCCTATACAG TCACTGTACGTAGAGTCCTTGGAAGCCCTTGGGAAGCTAATGAAGACTTTGCTGGAGGAAGAACCAACCGCACACTGGTTCCAGGAAATGTTTCAA CCACTAGAGACATGGCTCAGTTCAGAgaaggagtgggagagagaaagggcCTTGCAGGCCACCATTCAGCTGCTGACTGCCTATCAAGAGACAGTTCATAGCACAGTGAGTATAGCCTTCCTCTTCCTTGAGCTGACGTCCCTGCTTATATCCGATCTGACACTCAACGCAAATGCATGA